In Camelina sativa cultivar DH55 unplaced genomic scaffold, Cs unpScaffold00609, whole genome shotgun sequence, a single genomic region encodes these proteins:
- the LOC104773667 gene encoding uncharacterized protein LOC104773667 yields MGEVFFKTHTKPDGSYVDGKAEKIHQAYQQNLQEKMADLEADSTVSDGTSHRRELTTDECTVIFLEKQCTERDSRGTPYGVGSLNDTLGKGKGNQPSETEAFLTLQEQLKETQSQIEVQAEIQATLNAEAAAREKMTALLVAEQKHEIKELTMMAKFIRHTNPAYLEFIASQSSMINSTTFAYCFSTHELSSCIQFFMCYKLFLSMLFV; encoded by the exons ATGGGTgaagtttttttcaaaacacatacaaagccGGATGGTTCGTATGTTGATGGTAAGGCAGAGAAAATCCATCAAGCTTATCAGCAGAATTTGCAAGAGAAGATGGCTGATCTCGAGGCAGATTCAACTGTTTCAGATGGTACTTCACACCGTCGGGAGCTCACTACCGATGAATGTACTGTCATCTTTCTTGAG aaaCAATGCACTGAGAGGGATTCACGTGGAACTCCTTATGGTGTTGGAAGCCTCAATGATACTCTTGGCAAGGGCAAGGGCAATCAACCATCAGAAACGGAAGCCTTTCTCACACTACAAGAGCAACTGAAGGAAACCCAGAGCCAGATTGAAGTTCAGGCTGAAATCCAGGCGACTCTCAACGCTGAAGCTGCTGCTCGAGAAAAAATGACTGCTCTCCTTGTGGCTGAGCAGAAGCACGAGATCAAAGAGTTGACGATGATGGCAAAGTTTATACGCCACACTAATCCAGCCTACTTGGAGTTTATAGCCTCTCAATCTTCCATGATCAACTCCACAACCTTTGCATATTGTTTCTCAACTCATGAACTAAGTTCTTGTATTCAGTTTTTTATGTgttataaactttttctttctatgcTTTTCgtttga